In Humulus lupulus chromosome 7, drHumLupu1.1, whole genome shotgun sequence, the following are encoded in one genomic region:
- the LOC133791251 gene encoding protein DAMAGED DNA-BINDING 2, whose translation MAPQTRRTTSFPHVIIDHDTDSEQSSSDEEEEQVDEEEEDVSERDNGKGAEQSLDPKEKGKAPICISLKKVCKVCKKAGHEAGFKGATYIDCPMKPCFLCKMPGHTTMSCPHRIATEFGVIPASHKSSSNQLSYVFERQLGHTRSQIKPVRVIPDQVSCAVIRYHSRRVTTLEFHPTNNNILLSGDKKGQVGVWDFGKVYEKIVYGNIHSCIVNNMRFSPANDGTVYAASSDGTISCTDLETGISLSLLNLNPDGWQGPNSWRMLYGMDLNKEKNVVLVADNFGYLYLVDIRSNNKTGEAILIHKRGSKVVGLHCNPVQPDLLLSCGNDHYARIWDMRRIEARSSLYELAHKRVVNSAYFSPLSGSKIVTTSQDNRLRVWDSIFGNLDSPSREIVHSHDFNRHLTPFRAEWDPKDPSESLVVIGRYISENYNGAALHPIDFIDISTGQLVAEVIDPNITTISPVNKLHPREDILVSGSSRSLFVWRPKESESVEPKDEGKIVVCGKDMKRGGGHGNESDNSDGDTFSPKGKNLKSKKSNLKSYKSTNKKFKH comes from the exons ATGGCGCCTCAAACCAGGAGAACGACGTCGTTTCCGCATGTGATCATTGATCATGATACAGACTCTGAACAAAGTTCGTCCGATGAGGAAGAAGAGCAAGTAGACGAAGAAGAAGAGGACGTTTCAGAGAGAGATAATGGAAAGGGAGCCGAACAGTCTTTGGACCCCAAGGAGAAAGGAAAGGCACCAATCTGTATTAGTCTCAAGAAAGTTTGCAAA GTATGCAAAAAGGCGGGACATGAAGCGGGGTTCAAAGGAGCTACCTACATTGATTGTCCAATGAAACCATGCTTTCTCTGTAAAATGCCTG GTCACACTACAATGTCGTGCCCGCATCGAATCGCAACCGAGTTTGGGGTCATCCCTGCATCCCATAAAAGTAGCAGTAACCAATTGTCTTATGTCTTTGAGCGCCAGCTTGGACATACGCGATCCCAG ATCAAACCAGTGCGTGTCATTCCAGACCAAGTAAGTTGTGCAGTTATCAGATACCACAGCAGACGGGTGACAACCTTGGAATTTCACCCAACCAATAATAACATCCTTTTATCTGGAGATAAG AAAGGGCAAGTTGGAGTGTGGGATTTTGGTAAAGTATATGAGAAGATTGTATATGGAAACATACACTCGTGTATAGTCAATAACATGAG ATTTAGTCCAGCAAATGATGGTACAGTTTATGCTGCATCATCTGATGGAACCATCAGCTGCACTGACTTAGAGACCGGGATTTCATTGTCCCTTCTGAACCTAAACCCTGATGGTTGGCAG GGCCCAAACAGCTGGAGGATGCTATATGGCATGGATCTTAACAAAGAGAAAAATGTTGTGCTAGTTGCTGATAACTTTGGCTATCTCTACTT GGTGGATATTCGCTCCAACAATAAAACTGGTGAGGCAATTTTGATCCATAAGAGAGGGAGCAAAGTTGTTGGACTCCATTGTAATCCTGTTCAGCCAGATCTTCTATTGAGTTGTGGGAATGATCACTAT GCTCGAATATGGGACATGCGTCGAATTGAAGCTCGTTCTTCACTATATGAGCTAGCACACAAACGTGTTGTTAATTCTGCATATTTTTCTCCACTATCAGGGAGCAAAATTGTTACCACTTCACAGGACAATCGTCTTCGTGTATGGGACTCTATATTTGGCAATCTGGATTCCCCAAGCCGAGAGATTGTACATAGTCACGATTTTAATCGTCACTTAACTCCTTTTCGAGCTGAGTGGGATCCAAAG GACCCATCTGAGTCCCTTGTTGTTATAGGTCGTTACATAAGCGAAAACTATAATGGTGCTGCCCTGCATCCCATTGATTTCATTGACATTAGCACAGGTCAACTAGTTGCTGAGGTTATTGATCCAAATATTACAACTATCAGCCCTGTGAACAAGCTACATCCACGTGAGGACATTTTGGTATCCGGTAGTTCAAG GTCTCTTTTCGTCTGGCGGCCAAAGGAGTCTGAGAGCGTGGAACCGAAAGATGAAGGAAAGATTGTAGTTTGTGGTAAAGATATGAAGCGCGGTGGTGGTCATGGGAATGAAAGCGATAATTCTGACGGTGACACATTCAGCCCCAAGGGAAAGAACTTGAAGAGCAAAAAATCCAATCTTAAATCTTACAAGTCTACTAATAAGAAGTTCAAACACTAA